In Mycteria americana isolate JAX WOST 10 ecotype Jacksonville Zoo and Gardens chromosome 4, USCA_MyAme_1.0, whole genome shotgun sequence, the genomic stretch CCACTGAAATGCCTGGAGGGCTTTTAGGGCTTGGTTCAAGAAGCTGACAGTCATTTCTGCTATGAAGAAACAGCTAACAGGAAAAGATACCAGAGAAGCTGTGTGTTTAATGACCTCCAGCACTTACAAAAGTCACAATGAAAAATGCCAAGATCTTCAAACCTAGAATTTCTGTTTGTAAATGCGAAGTATCACTCATCTCACCGAACCTGGAATACTGAAACCCGCAATAAGAAATGCCATAAATACAGGTTAGCCTGAAAAAATAAATCGTGCctaaaaagaaccaaaaaggCAGCCCTTTCCAGGTTGAAGGTCCTTAAAGCAAAGCTACCGTGCCCGGGCACTCAGAAGGGTGCCTCTGTTCAGCTGCCACCGCTGTGCAGAACTGGCAGGCAGGGGCCATAGTTTCAACGCAGGGAGGGTTTCGAAGGCACCGTCGGTGCTGGATTCTGCTTGGTGATGTTGGGGAGCGCCGTCTGTCTGCTCCCAGTCCAACACAAAATTGATGAGCAGGAAAAGGCACGGAGGGAAAAAGCACGCTTCGTTCACAGCAATGCTGCTGCAAGGTGATGCTGTGTGGTACGATGTCCTGGGAATGCGTATGTAACGCTCTCTGAACCATGAGGGAAGAAGTTGTCTGCTAATTAGTTCCCTGGTAATTGGCCATGCAATGTCATTCCTTGCATGAGGATTGCTGGGAAAACATTGGACatcatctgattaaaaaaaga encodes the following:
- the ELOVL6 gene encoding very long chain fatty acid elongase 6 isoform X4 yields the protein MLNPGNTNSRSSSTSMRPSSGCRRTDDVQCFPSNPHARNDIAWPITRELISRQLLPSWFRERYIRIPRTSYHTASPCSSIAVNEACFFPPCLFLLINFVLDWEQTDGAPQHHQAESSTDGAFETLPALKLWPLPASSAQRWQLNRGTLLSARARKKSFLFSALYAAFIFGGRHLMNKRAKFELRKPLVLWSLSLAVFRYWKHLFNYHFGAKVESGVNIRNSK